The Paraburkholderia hospita genome includes a window with the following:
- a CDS encoding GNAT family N-acetyltransferase, with the protein MLPSLEVNEGLGKKPRVLVLEIRDRNKTDRGVIARLLVEREELYDRYADGQLRQARIELSYRMIGVAVAPASGQGEFRGCYSATDNRVSVTASSVWEHGFVTLDLPGLEGQRVGTYLMNEIVRWARKWPDADVNNIELLEGQAYKRNTARRNRFYEQFGFTFDCMDAQHRAGMSHPVKVRDLKAVESWKDNIAERRMFDFLMEQADSHRAAQAEAGGLSRSLQDLIGERKREEAHPIWWAMWQVYYRRTNWVLGAALIAGAAALFHFAR; encoded by the coding sequence ATGCTTCCATCACTAGAAGTCAATGAAGGACTGGGAAAGAAGCCACGCGTGCTCGTCCTTGAGATCAGGGATCGCAATAAAACTGATCGTGGTGTGATCGCGCGTTTGCTCGTCGAGCGCGAGGAGCTATATGACCGCTATGCTGACGGACAGTTGCGTCAGGCGCGGATCGAACTTTCGTATCGCATGATTGGCGTAGCTGTCGCGCCCGCAAGCGGGCAGGGCGAATTCAGGGGATGCTACTCGGCGACGGATAATCGAGTCTCCGTGACAGCGTCCAGTGTGTGGGAACATGGCTTCGTGACGCTCGATCTTCCGGGTCTCGAGGGGCAACGTGTCGGCACGTATCTCATGAACGAGATCGTCAGGTGGGCCCGTAAGTGGCCCGACGCGGACGTGAACAACATCGAACTGCTTGAGGGCCAGGCGTACAAGAGGAATACGGCCCGGCGTAATCGCTTCTACGAACAGTTTGGCTTTACGTTCGACTGCATGGACGCACAACATCGGGCCGGGATGTCGCACCCGGTCAAGGTGCGTGATCTGAAGGCTGTCGAGAGCTGGAAAGACAATATCGCCGAGCGGCGCATGTTCGATTTTCTGATGGAGCAGGCCGACTCGCATCGGGCTGCGCAAGCAGAGGCAGGGGGACTATCCCGTTCACTGCAGGATCTGATTGGCGAGCGCAAACGGGAGGAGGCTCACCCGATCTGGTGGGCAATGTGGCAGGTTTATTATCGGCGTACCAACTGGGTTCTCGGCGCGGCACTGATCGCCGGTGCTGCGGCGCTTTTCCATTTCGCGCGTTAG
- a CDS encoding H-NS family nucleoid-associated regulatory protein — protein MRGKIADGEARDRLIIWIRRRMDEFGISIEALSASIEHDKAHPPLYRDARGHEWNGLGDMPDWLVAAKNAGVNPDFFRIETRVETARPIENQSAITRSVDSRQLDLFDAV, from the coding sequence ATGAGAGGAAAAATCGCTGACGGCGAAGCCCGGGATCGTCTGATTATCTGGATCCGCCGCCGCATGGACGAGTTCGGCATTTCCATCGAAGCGTTGTCAGCTTCTATTGAACACGACAAGGCCCACCCGCCGCTATATCGCGATGCACGAGGCCACGAATGGAATGGGCTCGGCGACATGCCAGACTGGCTCGTCGCTGCGAAAAACGCTGGCGTCAATCCTGATTTCTTCCGGATCGAAACGAGGGTGGAAACTGCAAGACCGATTGAAAATCAGTCTGCCATCACTCGATCGGTCGATTCCCGACAACTCGATCTTTTCGACGCCGTATGA
- a CDS encoding toll/interleukin-1 receptor domain-containing protein: MSNVFLCHRKGDAESVERLARELEAAGHAIWFDEWEINVGDSIVAEINKGLTDTAYLVLCYSEHGPSDWTDREWHSTLHRQLSGHNVRLLPVRVSGGRPPAILADIRFADLVSDWEAGVRDLLKAIK, encoded by the coding sequence ATGTCGAATGTTTTTCTTTGTCACCGCAAGGGCGACGCCGAAAGTGTAGAACGTCTCGCAAGGGAGCTTGAGGCTGCGGGCCATGCTATCTGGTTTGATGAGTGGGAGATTAATGTCGGCGATTCAATCGTGGCGGAGATCAATAAAGGCTTGACCGACACTGCGTATCTGGTCTTGTGTTATTCCGAACACGGGCCCTCCGACTGGACTGATCGCGAATGGCATTCGACCTTGCACCGGCAACTAAGTGGCCACAACGTCCGGTTGTTGCCGGTACGCGTCAGTGGCGGCCGTCCTCCAGCCATCCTCGCGGATATTCGCTTTGCAGACTTGGTGAGCGATTGGGAAGCAGGGGTCCGGGATCTTCTAAAAGCCATCAAATGA